A region of the Ranitomeya imitator isolate aRanImi1 chromosome 10, aRanImi1.pri, whole genome shotgun sequence genome:
AGAAGTTGCACCGCCAGGAACTTCCTCACGGCTCCCCTCCGCCCGGCTGGCCATGGCATTAGAGAAGGAACGAGGGCAGCGGCTGAACGGGTGACCtagatcaccacacaggtgacatcgaatgacaccacaggatgcggcgaggtgacctacctcgccacacaaggcacatttctgcaccttgcagcccgcgctgaagtggcgaggatcaccgcacctgtggcataccttcggctgcccctggtagaagaccagaatccgatcccttcccagaaaagccgaggaagggatgtgggtgacagtgccccctgaacgcttcaactttaccatgaaggtccagccccctgaccagataccaaaatcgTCCCGGTTCTTCTTCGGGACCTCCACAACCTCGCCGTACCGACTCAACCAGGTCATTATGTCAACGCCAGAAAGAGACTCATTACATGTTAAAACGGTCACTTTCTTCGGCCCACTTTGGCGAGAAATTGCTTCCACAGCGAaacctcgccagccgggctcctcttttaccagctcataattcgaccaaaagagctccaagccctccggccgaacaaagctgatatcaaaggtggaggtcccaaaaggatgtatcagagcaaagatgtcaatagccctgaagtccatcttcatgaggagcttcaccacatttgtcctggatggacacgcttcatcgcccctccagcgaagatgaaccacatttctcctggagaccccctgcccggctgtcgggagggaccacacggtctcccccccccccttttctcttggaaggcagctagaccaaacttatctagccagtaggacaacgccacctctcttccctctacattgatcgtctgctccccttttttgagggcctccaggaaacggcggcgaaaagcttcattccctgggtccggagatgaggaagacccctgtggaaccccagcGGCAGCAGCCGCATAACTAATGGCGGCTGCAGGTGAGGGGGACGATGGACCAGCCCCTATATTCCCTGAACCCTGAACCTCACAGTCAACCATCTCCACCTCACTTACCTCAGCCTCACCATTTCCACTAGTAGAAATCACCGCACTGGCACCATTCACACCAACCATACCTCCAGCAGAAACTGCCCCTGACCCTTCACCATTATCACCATCACACACACTATTCACACCACTTGCACCACTTCcattattatttacattttttttcctgcTCTCTGCTGGGGTTGTTGCTGTTTGCAGTGCAGCTGCCCCTTTAAGATCGATACTGCAGGGTTTAATTACCACACCCTGCTTTTCAGCAGAGCATGTGCTGGCAGCTGCAGACTGTTGCTCCAGCCTCTCCTGCAGACCATCTCCACGCTCCTGTGTGCACTTCACCGCCGGGTCCCCCACAGATACAGGTGACACACATGCAGAGGACCCCAGCGGTGCGACTTTCTTTGGCGAGGATGCCGTCCGGACCTGCATTACTGCAGCCATTACAGCTGCACCCGAGATGATAACCGGTGCCGGGGTCCCAGATTTTGACCCAGCATCGGATCTGCATGTGGGGGACCCCGACACCACAGCACACGCCGCCGATGATGCGGCCCCGGCTGACAGCGCACCGCCAACACTGCGGGGAGCGGTGACCACCGGCAAGGTACCCACAGCCCCTACCCCCCGAGAGTCAGCGGGTGCAGCAGGCGCCAGGCCGTCCCACGTTTCCACAGAGGATCGGGCCTGGACACCTCCACAGGTTTTATTACTGCCCGCCACAGGGCCACTCTCCAGACCATGCACACTGTCCGGCTCTGCAGCCGCATGCCCACTCTCGCCCCCTCTGCTACCGCCAGCAGAGACGGCAACCTGCGCCATACGACTTgtactctccccgctccctcgcaccggacccactgcaggtcccgggccggggtgggtagcgggctccacacagcgggatcggggggtcccaggaagggggacaaacaccaacctctcctccgatgttttcttcctttttttccttttctttttcccccTCCCGGTTGCCTCGTCCCCGCAGACCTCATCCCCAAACTTCAGGTGGGCATAATTTACTGGGGACTCTAGCTGACGGATCTGCTGCAAGACGAGGCAACCCCCACTGCTGCTGTTCTCGCTGCTGCTATCAtccgcatcacccccatcatcctctgaaatactatggtctgatgggagtgggacctgcactggatctatcccgctgtgtgtggcctggagatcacttaccaagcccccaggtgggtacggtgcctcctccatctcctcatggtCCACCTCCTCCACCTGGGTCGGACGCCGAGACCCCTCTGGCTCCTTTGCAGCAGCCATGTTGTGGAATCGGTCGTCATTCTCCAGCTTTTCCCGGAAGGGCCCGCTGTTATTTAATATAGCCGCTCTCCGGGCTTCCATGCCCTCAATGCAGATCCCCAGGCTGGATATCCTGGCTGTTAGGGCAGACTTCTCTGTGCGGGAGGCTCTGCTTGCCGCTTGCCTCACCTCCTTCATCTCCTCCCGGAGTCTCCTGAGGGTCTTCCCAGCCTCCTCATGCTCGCTGAGGTACGCATGGACACGGGAGGCATAGCTGTCAACCGGCTCCCGTGCGGCCCTAGTGCCCCAATCCTTCGGCACCGGCgccgctgcacctctgcgagtACTCCGCTCACCTCCGGGAGGAGACACCGCAGTGGCCCTCGCCTCAGCCTTAGGGGCTTTGCAGCCCTCCTGGGTCTTCCTGAGCTCCACCATGTTCTGGGCCTTGCCGGATCTGGTGACCCTCTTTGCCGGTAGCGATGAGCTCCCACCCCTCGCCGGCTTAGACCGAGGGGTGGGAGACGGGGACTCAGCCCCACAGTCCATCCAATACACCCCTCTCTTTCCTGGGTCAGAGAGGGGGGGATTCCTGGGTGAAAAACTGGTTACTCTCCTGGAGCAAACAgaacagcaccttcctccacagactacaagctcctagtggtggctgtataaatctgtatgtattgagctccctctagtggtgactgtataaatctgtatgtagtgagctccctctagtggtgactgtataaatctgtatgtagtgaactcttttattataaaaaatacaaaacttacagtcaataaatagcaaaaatcaaaaccccagcaaaAGCAACTGTCAGAGTCCAGCATTACCCCCCCAGTCCAAAGCAAAGTCCGAGTCCAGCATAACTGCCCCCAGTCAAAGCAACCCCGCAAAAGAAAACAAACTGCCTTCTTCTTTCTCAGAGAAGCTTCCTCCATCTTTCCTTCTTATGTTATTTTCTGTCCTTTGTCTTTTCACTTTTTGATTCTCCAGATCTCCTCCTCCCCAGGTTACCTCACCCAAGGAgagaagaaacattttattaatacacgCGCACATACACACTTCATACCAAACCTGACAAAGAAAACTCTGGTCCATCGCCCAAAAAGAAACACTATAGCCAcctggcttaaccccttagcgaccgccgatacgccttttaacggcggccgctaagggtacttaaaccacagcgccgttaattaacggcgctgtggaaaaagtccatagcgccccccagaggccgattttctctggggtctcggctgccgagggtagccgagaccccagagaacatgattcggggggtttttaacccaccccgcatttgcgatcgccggtaattaaccgtttaccggcgatcgcaaaaaaaaaaaaaagcgatctctttttaatttctctgtcctccgatgtgatcgcacatcggaggacagagaaaaggggtcccaggtggccccccaatactcacctagctcccccgatgctcctcgtgtctcccggtgggcgccgccatcttcaaaatggcgggcgcatgcgcagtgcgcccgccggccggcaccgggagaatctttggggtctcggctgccgggggtagccgagaccccaaagagcacgatcggggtcggtattaccgacccctgttttgcgatcgccggtaattaactgtttaccggcgaccgcaaaaaaaaaaaaaaaaaaggaaagtgtaattctctgtcctctgatgtgatcgcacatcagaggacagagaaatagggggattcggggaccctagcatactcacctaggtccctggatcctcttgctgctcctcctggccgccggcagcagaacatggcggacgcatgcccagtgcgcccgccatctgtctccatctgccggccggcaggagaacagcagttggggctaaaattaggggtagggttagggttaggggtagggttaggggtagggttaggttaggggtagggttaggggtagggttaggttagggttaggggtagggttaggttagggttaggttaggggtagggttaggggtagggttagggttaggggtaggttaggggtagggttaggttaggggtagggctagggttggggctaaatttagggttagggttggggctaaatttagggttagggttggggctaaacttagggttaggcttctttcacacttacgtcggtacggggccgtcgcaatgcgtcggcccgacataccgacgcacgttgtgaaaattgtgcacaacgtgggcagcagctgtagtttttcaacacatccgctgcccaatctatgtcctggggaggagggggcggagttacggccacgcatgcgcggtcagaaatggcggatgcgacgtacaaaaaaacgtttcattgaactttttttgtgccgacgctccgccaaaacacaactgatccagtgcacgacggacgcgacgtgtggccatccgtcacgatccatcggcaatacaagtctatgggcaaaaaacgcat
Encoded here:
- the LOC138650916 gene encoding uncharacterized protein, producing the protein MDCGAESPSPTPRSKPARGGSSSLPAKRVTRSGKAQNMVELRKTQEGCKAPKAEARATAVSPPGGERSTRRGAAAPVPKDWGTRAAREPVDSYASRVHAYLSEHEEAGKTLRRLREEMKEVRQAASRASRTEKSALTARISSLGICIEGMEARRAAILNNSGPFREKLENDDRFHNMAAAKEPEGSRRPTQVEEVDHEEMEEAPYPPGGLKPLGWEGDYGS